tgcatagttcccatttctgtatagctgtatatctcatatttctgtatagttctttatttcatattctgtatagttgtatttttcatatttatatcctgttcatagcctgcacatagcttgtactcactacagcctgtacatacttatagttatagcatattcataacatacttcataccgtgtacatatTACATACCGTagtagacccatttctgtaatatacttacatatctatattattgctaatatatattgtaatatatctatatcatggctaaagcacttctggatggatgcaaactgcatttcgttgccctgtgacatgtgcaatgacaataaagttgaattatattctattctattctaattacAAGAGACTGAACAACCATGTTTCAGACCTCCTTCTCTCTTGAGGATGAGGCAACTTGATAAAAACCTTATAGAGACTCGCATGATacgctgtgtgtgtttgggtgatGAAGGTGCTCAGAGACAAATTTCAGgttcatatatttttatgaaCCAGAGAAACAACAGGATTTAAATACTGCTATAGTCTTGgatttgttttttggttgtttgtttttgttttggatttttactGGTTTTacaatttttaattattttttaatgttttgtcttTGAAAAAATTCATGGATGAAGAGTCAAATGCTACCTATCTAACTCTGGACTGGTACACAGAGATTAACAAGTAcagatatattttcttttttgttatgtttacattatatattCTAATAATCTGCACTAATTCTACTATTCTGTATCTCATCTGGAATCATAAAAACCTCCATGAGCCTATGTACATTTTCATTGCAGCATTGCTACTGAACTCTGTTCTTTACAGCACAACTGTTTACCCAAAACTGCTGATTGACTTTTCATCTGAAAAACAAGTCACAACATATTCAGCCTGTCTCTTtcagttctttatattttacactCTAGTTTTATCAGAGTTCCTTCTGTTGGCTGCCATGGCCTATGACAGATATGTGGCTATATGTAAACCTCTGGAATATCAAACTATCATGAGAAAAACTACTGTGGGTATTTTCCTGGTCGTGGCTTGGCTTGTACCTGCTTGTCAAGTTGCTGTCCAAGCAATAGCAAGTGCTGAAGCTAAACTGTGTGACTCTAATATAAAAggaatattttgtaataatgcAGTTTACACTCTTCAGTGTGAAAGATCAAAATTAATTACCATCTTTGGTGTGGTCATTGTATTAGATCTTGCAATTCTTCCTATGCTCTTTATAGTtttcacatacacaaaaatcTTTATAGTTTCTCATCGAAGTTGTAAAGAAATTAGGAAGAAAGCTGCAGAGACTTGTTTACCCCATCTCTTAGTTTTATtaagtctctctgtgttttttgtgtatgaTGTAAGCATAGCTCGTGCAAATCCAGATTTTCCAAAAACCACACGCATAATAATGACATTACAAATAATGCTCTATCAGCCTTTGCTAAATCCATTCATTTATGGACTCAAAATGAAGGAAATTTCTAAACATCTAAATAAGCTGCTTTCTCAGACCAACATCAGTCCTTGTATTAAAACTTAAAGCTAAGGTGAAGTAATTTTGTTGTTAATCAATTGTGTGCAGTTATTTTAAACACTTTTGAAATAGCCCAGACTACTAATACTCTGCCTATTTGTTAGTACATACAGTATAGTAGATATTGCCTGCCTTGTGTTTGCCTTTATGCTGCCTATGGTTGATGGAAATTATCTCGGTTAATTTCTTTGGTAGTAAACTGTTAAAGGTGTGTGACACACACTTTCAAATTCACCATTAACCTCCATATTTTTTGCATCATGCTTGTCCATAAACACCTCGTATAAGATTAACTGAAGACCTGGAGAATTCTTTAGATTTGTAATACAGTTGGGATACCAATCTACATTCAGTTAAAGCAGATATTGTCATatctgtctgtttgtttctgtgctaacatcagTTGCATTTCAGTGCAACAGAATTCACAATAAAACTGTTGCCATGTACTCACATTCCTGGTTTTATTGTCTGACATCTGTCCAGAGTGGCTCCACAGTATAGTGGTTTATACTTTTGGCTGTTAATTGAAAGTTCCCTGGTTTGGACATGAAAGATCccacaaagagaaacaaatctCTGTCGTATTACATTAGGAAGGGTGCCTGATAAAAAAATCTGCTGAAGCAAACATGCAAACTGCTGTGGCAACATCTTGTGAAAAAGTAGCTTTACTGTCAGACAGCTGTATATGCatgaaaaacacataaaaccaTCTTTACTTCAAAACCATTTTCTAACCTACTTCTTGCTTCTCTTCAATCACAACCTCAATTTTATGACACGGACAGTGTCTAACtgtaattacataattaaatgtcatttattattcttacattcattcattcatacattATAAGTCACATGTTACAAAAGTTTTCTGTTACTTGTTTGTCCTGTTACAGCACTACAGCATTTAGATATGTGAACACCTGTATGATTTTTGTTATACCTATGAggtatattattattaaagaaaaattagGCTTTTTGGATATTTATCTAGCAGACTTTGTCACCTAAAGGACTGAATGATGAACTTGTTCTCAATGTAATGTTATGGTTCCGTCATGATATCAATTTTTAGGGAGCGTTCTGCTTGATACGATGTGCTATCTGTATATGCTGTGGTGAATTTTTGTATTCTTTGTGCATTAATGATAATCAAGTAGATTAAAGAATGTGTACAGTATGGATAAAAAAACAATGTTACACTTGTGGTGTTTTATAGATTTGAATTGCTTGTAAAATTTTGTAAAATCCCACCGTGAACCCAATTCTCCAATCCTCCCCTGGAGCCAAGCCACTAACCATACCCTGCCACAAAAATGGTAAACAGTTGCTGAATTTtagctgtttttgctttttgtttgtttgtttttgccatCTTCAGGCTAGAGACAGTGTGTTTaagttctattttttttttctcatctgttGTTCATTTAGAtgtgtgttttgggggtttggggggggggggggttgttgtttttaaacctaGGAAATATTCAGTGTAATTTTTTTGAAACTGTGCAATATTACTCCGAAGTCTACACTGCTGGGGCAGCACGGTGCCATAGTAGATACCactgttgtctcacagcaagaatGTCCTGAGTCTGACTCCACCATCTGGCCAGGGCCTTTCTGTTTCTTGATATTTTCAACAGTTCATGCTGCACaaagtgtttttaattcaaATGCAACTAAAATAAGTAAAATGCACAACAATgatgtaataaaatataaaagacaAGAAATAAAACTATGATACCATAAAAACAACTAAcgttattaaaacaaaaaatgtctaGGTCCATTGTGTGTTAAAAGCCAGCTCATAAAAATGTGTCTCcagtaaagatttaaaatgctCCAGCAATTTGTGCAAATCTAATATTTAGAGTCACTTTATTCTGGAGTCTGGAGTCTGACACAGAGaagcctctgccaccaccagATTTATGTTTAGACCCTGGAATGGATAACATTAGTTTTGAACTGGAATTCATGGTTCTTTCTGGAGCAGAGGATGTATGCTTCTTCTGTTTTCTATCAGTAAGCAGATGAGCAGCCACATTTTGGGCCATCTGGAGACGATAAATAAAAGACTGGTCCAAACCAAAGTACAaagaattgcagtagtccagtcTGCAAGTAATGAACAGATGAATAACACATTCAAAGACATTAGCTGGAAGGTATGGCTTTACATTGGCTTGCTGTCTCAGATGAAAAAAGCCTGACTGAACTACTGCACTCAACTGCCTACACCTACACAGTTTAAAGGAACCATCAAGGTGCACACTGAGGTTTTTTAACATTTGTCTTAAAACAAGATGATATAAGGGGCCTAGAGCACTGTCAATTATGCCCCTCCCCTTTGTGAGTGTggacgcttcatctctttgctcttgaatgctttgcttcttatattgatttttattgatttttatgctgattttttcccttttttccgtgtgagcttacctgcgataacttctggacacttgtagatcattaggactagagtgttcttaacagaaacagcaacattttatggttaccttgtcctcagcgctccgtgtgtctgtggcctagacacagctgaagcctgattacagcgtctgggcaccgagcagcctcaatagcctggaaaggtgctaaccgctaggctaactagcaacaagatgccttccctctccacagatgactaccacagcctcctgcagaagattgcagtactggagacaaaaattcatcgcttagaagtaaacgtggaggtaaatgcactgtgtggaaatgaaacaaccttgcctttgattcaaaacaatggcgatgagcaagctagcacacagctaaggagcacagataacatgaccaagaaagtagactctgtgcattattataaatcctcaagtgataatccccccttagactgtcttggtgcaaaaccaagacataaatcatgtctcctggaagggggaggacgtatcacaggcaggccacagcgagctgaaatctctgaaaccgactggccttcacttcctacgagacagagaagctcttctacccctgtatacgggaggaaacaggactggacaaccgtgaataggaaggttaacaacaaacctccaaaacaactgaatgtgaaactgcagaacagatttgctccactatcaaaggaccctggatctatatcggacaaccatccatctaaaagcagcgaaataaggtctgaaaatctgttgaaaagtgaaaggccacagggaaagctaaaggctaggcctgaaactctgattgtgggtgactctgccgtaaaggatgtacaaaggatgtgcggtaagaacactaaagtcctctgctttcctaacgatatggtcaacaacctgaaggagagaattcttcaaattgcagatgaatatccaacggtgacaaacattgttctgcatacagggtcaaacgatgtgtccaaacaacagtcggaggttctgaaacgggactttactggattattaaatactgtaaactctctgaatgcagctgtattcgtcagtggacctgtaccgccggtcagaggaggagacgagagattcagcaggttgtttacactgaataaatggcttatatcagcatgtgctgaccactcagtgcattttatcgacaactttaatattttttgggaacgcaggcatctgttcaaagcaaatggatttaattttaacaagtcaggggtgaaactgttcacctccaacttgttttattccatacgtcatccatccgtgcttggtgccaaggctgagataaacgaggagttatctcataaagaggaacaaacagtactccaagaacagacaaagcccagcagaaaccttgaggaggagctccatttgcccccacccgggaagagcctcagaaaggagagacagccatggcatctgaggaagagcctcagaaaggagagacatctaaggcaagaagaggggtccctatttgcctccaactctctcaacaacaccaacgaccaggacaagggaccacgaccttccccagtcccccaaacccctgacaggccatcaccctcctccccctccctttctccctcctccccacacctgaaattcactgaggagatgatggagcgggtcaatgctgggctcagatctaccccccgtcccaatccctttttgtcccccataaaccccccaccagagcggccaaaggttcgccatcgagccccaccctcaacagagcaatcgaagtcacattgcccagcctcgccccccttagttcctcttcatgccctgtctccgcagtctgatgcgtgatgtgtgaagggtccgggctgtgaggattatggcagtgatgacttttcccaggagaagctgggaccctgtttactagaaggttttaaaatttctgtacttttaggtgacaggagacatgtggcctggtcaaaacacagagagctgcactctaaaagatctttaaacatagtaaacataccttgtgtgccacagactgctcccaaacacgaggggacaagtaatacctctaaaacacttaagttggctttattaaacattagatctctagctgggaaaacatttttaattaatgatttaatcactgagcacagccttgattttatgtttttaactgaaccttggttggaccaaattaacagtggagctgttctcatcgagacgacccctcctaactacagttatatcagtgaggtcagggcgagcaggagaggaggaggggttgctgtcttatttaatgaatcatttcaatgtaagcagctatctcctggaagttttcagtcttttgaatatgtggctttacagctgaaggccccatccaaagttgtgtttcttaatgtttacaggcctcccaaatactgcacagacttttttaatgacctcagtgaactgctgtctgtgatctgtgttgattttgactgtgtaattattgctggggattttaacattcatgtggacaaccctcaggacaaagggactaaagacctgagtaacactctgggcaactttgggctgactcagcatgtaacagaggccacacataatagaggacacactcttgacctactgatctccaaaggcctgagcatttcaaaggttactgtgtctgatgtgggcctgtctgatcattactgtgttttctttgaaagtaaaatctcagcccacacaaatatatcaacaacagtgatcacaaaacggtgtataactgaacacagtagtgcaatttttaaccaggtcttcccattaacacctgacctgtccagagggtcagtcagtgagctcgtcaatagcttcaatgctaacatgttaaatgtaatggacactattgctcccattgaggtgaaggttatctctggaaggaaaaagtctccatggagaaactccacactggtgaaaaatgaaaaaagagagtgtaggaaagctgagcgcagatggagaaaaacaaacctccaggttcattatgacatctataaagagaaacttcacaattataatttacaactgaggagtgcaaggaggtcctacttctctgacatcatcactaaaaacagccataatgctcgggtcttattttctacagttgacaggctaacaaaccccctgtgtcagtggcagctgaacttcattcgaccatggcctgcaatgactttgccaaattcttcactgaaaaaatccaaaaaattagacaagcaattggtacatcaacagcagatccaggatatgtactgtgtccaccaaaaaactgtttaaacaccatgaaacagtttcaacctattaacagcaaagacctggaggacatcttaggtcaactgaactcctcctcctgctgtttagatgtcctgccaacaagttttttcaaaaaggtctcaaagactttagagtcagacctgttacagatcgtcaacttttctttattatcaggtgtgtttccagaatcactaaaaactgctgtaatcaaacctatactgaaaaaggacaatcttgacaagacacaaatgaacaactacaggccgatctcaaatctcccgtttttaagtaagatcattgaaaaagcagtttctcaacagctcagttacttcttaaaacagaataattgctacgatgccttccagtcaggttttagacagaaccacagcactgaaaccgctctgaccaaagtgttaaatgacatatgtctgaatacagacagtggaaaaatgtcagtcctagttttactggatctcagtgcagcatttgatacagttgaccacaacatattactcaaacgactggagaactggacaggtctttcaggaactgtactaaactggttcaaaacatacgtagaaaacaggaaatactttgtatcaataggtaacttcacatctgagcagacaagtatcacatgtggagttccccaaggttccatcttgggaccccttctgtttaacatctacatgctcccactggcacagattataaacaacaacaaaataaactatcacagctatgcagatgacacacaaatatatatcacaatgtcaccaggagaccgaggccctgtacaggctcttggtaaatgcattgaggaaatcaatgactggttgtgccacaattttctccagctaaacaaaaacaaaactgaggtaatagtctttggcgccaaagaaaaacgattacaggtcaccagagaacttcaatctatacatctaaaaaccacaaaccaggcgagaaatttgggtgtagtgatggatgcagacctaaacttagaaaaacacattaagacaataacaaagtcagcttactatcacctcaagaatatatcaaggataaaagatctgatgtctcaacaggacctggaaaaactagtccatgcattcatctttagtaggcttgattactgtaacagcatctttacaggtctacctaaaaaatcagtcagacaactacagctcattcagaactctgctgctcgagtcctcactaagaccaaaaaagtggaccacatcagtccagctctgaggtccttacactggctgcctgtccgtcagaggatagactttaaagttctgatgctggcctacaaagctctgaatggtttaggaccaaaatacatcaatgacctcctgacccagtatgaaccatccagatccctcaggtcatctggatccggtcttttatcagttcccagagtcagaaccagacacggagaagctgcattcagcttttatgctccttatatctggaacaaactcccagaaagcctcagatcagctgaaacactcagtttatttaaatccaggttgaagactcacctgttctcagctgcatttgaataaagcaccaaatccacactttaagcttaaatttcaaaacttacatttaactactgattttatctactgttctgattttatctgttttgattttatatactgttgtttgtttgtttgtttgttaattagttagttagtttatttgcttgttttaatcaattttaaatcatgctttttatttgttcttgtttctaatgtctctgtaaagcactttgaatcaccttgttgttgaattgtgctatacaaataaacttgccttgcctttacAAACAGATTTGCCAAAAATGaaaatttgtcttttgttttcatttaattaaaataaacgTCTTCAAAGCAATGCAATAACAGGTGAAGAGAGTTTTTACAGCTTTGAGTGGCAGATACATCTGCAAGTCATCTgcaaaacaatgaaatgaaatgttatACCgtcaaaaaaaaagcatattgtGGCATGCAGAGGAATCTTAGCAAAGAAGCTCAACAGAAAGTTGGAGCTTGCTGTTCAACCCTAAGCTGGTAGGGGGAGCTCTTTAATAAACCCTTGCTGGAGCTACGCTGTGCTTCAAGGGTCAATAACAGCATAACAGAACTCACTTATGGTACTGCACTCATTCTATAAAACAATAACTGTCAGTGACTTTGAACCGCAGTAtaaacacaacattcaagataacagttaaaagtaacgtaaccataaacaataaaacaagaacatctaaacagcaacacatgtcccaaggcatgatgggagagAACTGCTGCTCCCCCTGTAGACCATGTTGGACAGCCTCTCAAGAACAGTGCAGGGTCCAACCCACTGGCTCATCAGTTTGGGGGAAAGCCCTTTCTTCCTCTCCGGGCTGTAGACCCACACATGCTGACCTGGCGACAGTCCTTCCCTCTTGCAGCGGGTATCATAAACACCAAGTCCACTGGGGTACGAAGCTCGTGCCCAAACATCAAGGCCACTGGAGTGCACTTAGTAGATTCCTGGACTGCTGAAAGGTAGGCCATTAGGACCAGGGAAAGGTGTTGATCCCAGTCGCGCTGCTGGTGGGAGGTCAGGATAGCAAGCTGGGTGGCCAAGGTGTGGTTGAAGCGTTCCACCAACCCATCGCTTTGGGGGTGCATTGGCGTCGTCCGGGTCTTCCTGATACCCATCCACTGACAGACCTCCTTGAACACCACAGCCTCAAAATTACGGCCCTGGTCGCTGTGCAGTTCCTCTGGTACCCCGAACCGGCAGAACATCTCGTTGACCAGACGCTCAGCGGTGGTAACAGCACTCTGGTTG
This window of the Maylandia zebra isolate NMK-2024a linkage group LG16, Mzebra_GT3a, whole genome shotgun sequence genome carries:
- the LOC101464088 gene encoding olfactory receptor 8D1-like, producing MDEESNATYLTLDWYTEINKYRYIFFFVMFTLYILIICTNSTILYLIWNHKNLHEPMYIFIAALLLNSVLYSTTVYPKLLIDFSSEKQVTTYSACLFQFFIFYTLVLSEFLLLAAMAYDRYVAICKPLEYQTIMRKTTVGIFLVVAWLVPACQVAVQAIASAEAKLCDSNIKGIFCNNAVYTLQCERSKLITIFGVVIVLDLAILPMLFIVFTYTKIFIVSHRSCKEIRKKAAETCLPHLLVLLSLSVFFVYDVSIARANPDFPKTTRIIMTLQIMLYQPLLNPFIYGLKMKEISKHLNKLLSQTNISPCIKT